One part of the Rutidosis leptorrhynchoides isolate AG116_Rl617_1_P2 chromosome 1, CSIRO_AGI_Rlap_v1, whole genome shotgun sequence genome encodes these proteins:
- the LOC139871910 gene encoding protein unc-13 homolog gives MDEENEVELLQRYRRDRRILLNYLLSGTLIKKVVMPPGAVSLDDVDLDQVSVDFVLNSVKKGDMLELSEAIRDYHDSTGLPNMNAGSEGEFFLATNPESSGSPPRRAPPVVPFEVPSRITPDITSMPYEAEEEDEPDMTSNMHSVNSVKDRNLTVDDIDDFEDDDDLEELNSHRYSRRSLNDTTDLIVGLPSFATGITDDDLRETAYEILLAAAGASGGLIVPSKEKKKEKKSRLLKKLGRSKSEHVTAQSQQSTGLTGLLETMRIQMEISEAMDIRTRQGLLNAMAGKVGKRMDALLIPLELLSCVSRTEFSDKKAYIRWQKRQLNMLEEGLVNHPVVGFGESGRKASEMRVLLARIEESESFAPSVGELQRIECLRSLREIAIPLAERPARGDLTGEVCHWADGYHLNVRLYEKLLLSIFDVLDEGKLTEEVEEILELLKSTWRILGITETIHHTVYAWVLFRQFVMTREHALLRHAIEQLNKVPMKEERGPQERMHLKSLYCKVENEDGSEELTFIQSYLMPIQKWADKQLADYHLHFSETLAMMENVVSISMVARRLLQEEHGSHVSVTDGDKIESYVSSSIKSAFVRILQDVETMSNATDEHPVALLGEETKKLLKKDATVFMPVLSQWHPQVVVVSASLLHKLYGNKLKPFLNGVEQLTEDVVMVFPAADSFEEYVMDVIESSGGGGETEASMKKLVPYKIETISGTLVLRWVNSQLSRIMGWVERAIQQERWEPVSMQQRHGSSIVEVYRIVEETIDQFFGLKIPMRSGEMNSLFRGVDNAFQVYAKHVVDNLASKEDIIPPVPILTRYRRESGIKAFVKKELNDPRLPDMRKSRDINVLTTATLCVQLNTLYYGISHLNKLEDSIWERWSRKMRNGKSNKRSADDNLKKENFDGSRKDINAAIDRICEFTGTKIIFWDLREPFIENLYRPSVSESRLETLVELLDVELNQLCDIIVEPLRDRIVTSLLQASLDGLIRVLLDGGPSRLFIPSDAKLMEEDLEVLKEFFISGGDGLPRGVVENQVARVRQVIKLQGYETRELIDDLKSASVSDKSKLGADSKTLLRILCHRCDSEASQFLKKQYKIPKSAA, from the exons ATGGATGA GGAAAATGAAGTGGAGTTATTACAGAGATATAGAAGAGATAGAAGGATACTATTGAATTACTTGTTATCTGGTACTTTAATTAAGAAAGTTGTAATGCCACCTGGTGCTGTTTCACTGGATGATGTTGATCTAGATCAAGTTAGTGTTGATTTTGTTCTTAATTCAGTTAAAAAAG GTGATATGCTTGAGCTTTCAGAAGCTATTAGAGATTATCATGATAGTACCGGATTACCAAATATG AATGCAGGGTCTGAAGGTGAGTTCTTTTTGGCTACAAATCCTGAATCATCAGGTTCACCTCCAAGGCGGGCCCCACCTGTGGTTCCTTTTGAGGTACCATCACGCATTACACCAGACATAACATCAATGCCGTATGAGGCGGAAGAAGAGGATGAACCGGATATGACATCTAATATGCACTCTGTTAACTCAGTGAAAGATCGGAATTTAACTGTTGATGATATCGATGATTTtgaggatgatgatgatttagaggaACTTAATAGTCATAGGTATTCGAGGAGATCGTTGAATGACACTACTGATCTTATTGTGGGTTTGCCTTCATTTGCAACAG GTATAACTGACGATGATCTTCGTGAAACAGCTTACGAAATTCTCTTAGCTGCTGCTGGTGCTTCAGG GGGCCTCATAGTGCCATCAaaggaaaaaaagaaagaaaagaaatctaGATTATTGAAGAAGCTTGGGCGGAGTAAGAGTGAACATGTTACAGCCCAGTCTCAACAATCAACTGGTTTGACTGGTCTATTGGAGACAATGCGCATACAGATGGAG ATATCTGAGGCAATGGACATTAGAACAAGACAAGGGCTACTTAATGCGATGGCAGGAAAAGTTGGGAAAAGAATGGATGCTCTATTGATTCCTCTTGAGTTGTTATCTTGTGTTTCTCGAACCGAATTTTCAGACAAGAAAGCTTATATAAGGTGGCAAAAGAGACAA TTGAATATGTTGGAGGAAGGACTTGTTAATCACCCCGTTGTGGGATTTGGAGAATCTGGACGAAAAGCAAGTGAAATGAGGGTTCTTTTGGCAAGAATTGAAGAATCCGAG TCATTTGCACCATCTGTGGGTGAACTTCAACGCATAGAATGTTTAAGATCTTTGAGAGAGATTGCGATCCCACTTGCAGAGAGACCAGCTCGTGGTGACTTAACGGGCGAAGTATGTCATTGGGCAGATGGGTATCATTTGAACGTCAGACTTTATGAGAAACTACTCCTCAGCATTTTTGATGTTCTAGACGAAGGAAAACTAACAGAG GAAGTGGAAGAAATACTTGAACTTCTAAAGTCAACGTGGCGTATTTTAGGAATAACAGAGACCATTCATCACACCGTCTATGCCTGGGTGCTATTTCGTCAG TTTGTCATGACTAGAGAGCATGCACTTTTACGCCATGCAATTGAACAGTTAAATAAAGTACCCATGAAGGAAGAACGCGGCCCACAAGAGAGAATGCACTTAAAAAGCTTGTATTGCAAAGTTGAAAATGAAGATGGATCTGAAGAGCTTACTTTTATACAGTCATATTTAATGCCTATTCAGAAGTGGGCTGATAAGCAACTTGCAGATTATCATTTGCACTTCTCTGAG ACATTGGCAATGATGGAGAATGTAGTATCAATTTCGATGGTTGCAAGGAGGCTTCTTCAGGAAGAACATGGATCG CATGTATCTGTGACAGATGGAGACAAGATCGAGTCCTATGTATCATCATCCATTAAAAGTGCGTTTGTAAGA ATATTGCAGGATGTTGAGACAATGTCCAACGCTACAGATGAACATCCAGTGGCACTATTAGGAGAAGAGACTAAGAAACTTTTGAAGAAGGATGCAACCGTATTCATGCCGGTATTATCTCAATGGCATCCGCAAGTTGTTGTAGTTTCTGCATCTCTTCTTCACAAGCTTTATGGAAACAAATTG AAACCGTTTCTTAATGGTGTTGAGCAACTTACAGAGGATGTAGTTATGGTATTCCCAGCTGCTGATAGTTTTGAAGAGTATGTTATGGACGTTATTGAATCTTCAGGTGGAGGTGGCGAAACAGAGGCCTCCATGAAAAAGCTTGTTCCTTACAAG ATTGAAACAATATCCGGAACACTGGTGTTGCGTTGGGTCAATTCACAACTAAGCAGAATTATGGGTTGGGTCGAACGTGCCATTCAACAGGAG CGATGGGAACCTGTCTCAATGCAGCAACGACATGGGAGTTCGATCGTTGAAGTTTATCGTATCGTGGAAGAG ACTATCGATCAATTTTTCGGTCTAAAGATTCCAATGAGGTCCGGAGAAATGAATAGCCTGTTTCGAGGAGTTGACAATGCATTTCAAGTATATGCAAAACATGTTGTTGACAACTTAG CTAGCAAAGAAGATATTATTCCTCCGGTGCCAATTTTGACAAGATACAGGAGAGAAAGTGGAATTAAAGCTTTTGTTAAGAAAGAATTGAATGATCCGAGACTGCCGGATATGAGAAAATCAAGAGACATCAACGTATTGACAACAGCAACACTATGTGTGCAGTTAAacactctttat TATGGCATTAGTCATCTTAACAAGCTGGAAGACAGCATTTGGGAACGTTGGTCAAGGAAGATGAGGAATGGAAAATCAAACA AAAGATCTGCTGACGATAACTTGAAAAAAGAAAACTTCGATGGGAGCAGGAAAGACATCAATGCAGCCATTGACCGGATTTGTGAGTTCACGG GAACTAAGATAATATTCTGGGATTTAAGGGAACCGTTTATTGAAAACCTATATCGACCCAGTGTATCTGAATCCAGACTGGAAACACTCGTTGAGCTACTCGATGTG GAATTAAATCAACTATGTGATATCATTGTGGAGCCTCTTAGAGATCGAATCGTTACAAGCCTACTTCAAGCATCACTG GATGGTCTAATTAGAGTGCTGTTAGATGGAGGTCCGTCACGGTTGTTCATTCCATCTGATGCTAAGTTAATGGAAGAAGATTTGGAGGTTCTAAAG GAATTCTTTATATCTGGTGGTGATGGACTTCCTCGTGGAGTTGTTGAGAATCAAGTAGCGCGTGTTCGACAGGTGATAAAGCTTCAGGGCTATGAG ACAAGGGAGCTCATTGACGACTTAAAATCCGCAAGTGTTTCAGACAAAAGTAAGTTGGGTGCTGATAGCAAAACACTTTTAAGAATATTGTGTCACAGGTGTGATTCTGAGGCTTCTCAATTCCTCAAGAAACAATACAAAATCCCTAAATCTGCTGCCTAG